One genomic segment of Desmodus rotundus isolate HL8 chromosome 5, HLdesRot8A.1, whole genome shotgun sequence includes these proteins:
- the LOC128780834 gene encoding olfactory receptor 5J3-like, translating to MPGWNHTAVKEFLLVGLTENPNLQIPLFLLFNLIYFTTLVGNWGMIALIGLNAQLHTPMYFFLSNLSFCDICYSTVLTPKMLVTFLSEHKSSTFSGCVLQSFLFAVYATMEAILLSVMAYDRYAAIASPLLYTVIMTQKVCVQMVLASYLGGLVNALTHTIGLLQLDFCGPNIVNHYFCDIPPLLKLSCSDAHNNEMLLLIFSGIIAVFTFIIVMVSYIRIIVAVQRIRPAEGRCKAFSTCVSHLTAVTLFYGSGTFSYIQPSSQYSLEQEKVSSVFYTLVIPFLNPLIYSLRNKDVKEAAKKSICGKMLQFDSILSTFFFLT from the coding sequence ATGCCAGGTTGGAATCACACAGCTGTGAAGGAATTCCTTCTCGTGGGTTTAACTGAAAATCCTAATTTGCAGATTCctctctttttgcttttcaaCCTCATTTATTTCACAACCCTGGTGGGTAATTGGGGGATGATTGCCTTGATCGGGTTAAATGCCCAGCTTCATACTCCAATGTACTTCTTTCTCAGCAACCTCTCTTTTTGTGATATTTGCTACTCTACTGTCCTTACCCCTAAGATGCTGGTCACTTTCTTATCAGAACACAAGTCCAGCACGTTCTCTGGCTGTGTTCTACAGAGTTTCCTTTTTGCAGTCTATGCAACCATGGAAGCCATCCTCCTGTCTGTGATGGCTTATGACCGCTATGCAGCAATAGCTAGTCCCTTGCTGTACACAGTCATCATGACCCAAAAAGTGTGTGTTCAGATGGTCCTGGCATCTTACTTGGGAGGGCTCGTTAACGCACTGACACACACGATAGGGCTGCTGCAACTGGACTTCTGTGGTCCAAACATTGTGAATCATTATTTCTGTGACATCCCCCCTCTTCTGAAGCTCTCTTGCTCTGATGCACATAACAATGAGATGCTGCTTTTGATCTTTTCTGGGATTATTGCAGTGTTCACTTTCATCATCGTCATGGTCTCTTATATCCGCATCATTGTTGCCGTCCAGAGAATTCGCCCAGCTGAGGGGAGGTGCAAAGCCTTCTCCACTTGCGTGTCCCACCTGACTGCTGTGACCTTATTCTACGGGTCTGGGACGTTTAGTTACATCCAGCCAAGCTCTCAGTACTCCCTGGAACAAGAGAAGGTCTCTTCTGTGTTTTATACTTTGGTGATCCCCTTCCTAAACCCACTGATTTATAGCCTAAGGAATAAGGACGTGAAAGAGGCAGCAAAAAAGTCCATATGTGGAAAAATGCTCCAATTTGACTCCATCTTAtctacgtttttttttttaacataa